The Methylomonas koyamae genome has a segment encoding these proteins:
- a CDS encoding 16S rRNA (uracil(1498)-N(3))-methyltransferase, translating into MRVSRLYVDVALNVGQQVELNDAAGHYLRTVLRLKRDQGIILFNGRCGEYRCRLDEVSRKRVSVAVEQFIDRSVESPLAVHLGLGISRGDRMDWAVQKAVELGVASLTPLISERCVIKFDDDKKQQRQQHWQGIIQHAAEQSGRTRLPSLNPPCELAEWVDGQSGLKLFLDPYADQVLSGLNPEGEGVTLLSGPEGGFSDQERQYAKAAGFVPVRMGGRILRSETAVLAALAAVQTLWGDFR; encoded by the coding sequence ATGCGGGTGTCGCGTCTGTACGTCGATGTGGCGCTGAACGTTGGCCAACAGGTTGAGTTGAACGACGCCGCCGGACATTACCTGCGCACGGTTTTGCGTCTGAAGCGGGATCAGGGCATCATTCTGTTCAACGGCCGGTGCGGCGAATACCGCTGCCGGCTCGACGAAGTCAGCCGCAAGCGGGTAAGCGTAGCCGTCGAACAATTTATAGACCGCAGTGTCGAATCGCCGTTGGCTGTTCATCTGGGGCTGGGTATTTCGCGCGGCGACCGGATGGATTGGGCTGTGCAAAAAGCGGTCGAGTTGGGTGTCGCCAGCTTGACGCCGTTGATCAGCGAGCGCTGTGTGATCAAATTCGACGACGATAAAAAACAGCAACGCCAACAGCATTGGCAAGGCATCATTCAGCATGCCGCCGAACAATCCGGGCGTACCCGCTTGCCGAGTCTAAATCCTCCGTGCGAGCTGGCGGAATGGGTCGACGGTCAGAGCGGCCTGAAATTGTTTTTGGACCCCTATGCCGACCAGGTGTTATCCGGCCTGAATCCGGAGGGCGAGGGTGTGACTTTATTGTCAGGGCCGGAAGGCGGATTCAGCGACCAGGAGCGCCAATACGCCAAGGCCGCCGGGTTTGTTCCGGTCAGAATGGGCGGCAGAATCTTGCGCAGCGAGACCGCGGTGCTGGCGGCGTTGGCTGCCGTGCAAACCTTGTGGGGCGATTTTCGCTGA
- a CDS encoding CPBP family intramembrane glutamic endopeptidase — translation MRGLASALAPLLLLVMLAMLAGLLGYAVLKLVGDVLPLAKIVSKITLVLLLLCVFPFKKYLDLSWADLGFAPWPQFIGQAGRGFALSLATLLPVLLMLYLLQVHVWDDSRVWTWQMFAGKALLALLLAMLIAVGEELLFRGLLLSGLRRQMPLYAAMSVSSLYYAALHFLKSSTPVAYANLTPLSGLPLLSEAFANWLNPAIGSAFAALFAVGLFLAVLRNLKVQGLGWSIGCHAGWVWQIKLSRDLCNVNLQADSVYLVNTYYDGVIGPLVAAWLMSVLVGYGVYARYLRSR, via the coding sequence ATGCGCGGGCTAGCTTCCGCTCTGGCTCCCTTGTTACTGCTGGTGATGCTGGCCATGCTTGCCGGCTTGCTGGGCTACGCCGTGCTGAAGCTGGTCGGAGACGTTCTGCCCTTAGCCAAGATTGTCAGCAAAATTACGCTGGTATTATTGTTGCTCTGCGTATTTCCGTTCAAAAAATATCTGGATTTGAGTTGGGCGGATTTGGGATTTGCGCCGTGGCCCCAATTTATCGGACAAGCCGGCCGAGGCTTTGCTTTGAGTTTGGCCACTTTGCTGCCGGTCTTGCTGATGCTGTACCTGTTGCAAGTACATGTCTGGGACGATAGCCGGGTTTGGACTTGGCAAATGTTCGCCGGTAAAGCCTTGCTGGCTTTGTTATTGGCGATGCTGATTGCCGTCGGCGAAGAGTTGTTGTTTCGCGGTTTGCTATTGAGCGGCCTGCGCCGGCAAATGCCGTTGTATGCGGCTATGTCGGTCAGCTCGCTGTACTATGCGGCGCTGCATTTCTTGAAAAGTTCGACGCCAGTCGCTTACGCCAATCTCACTCCGCTGAGCGGTTTGCCGTTACTTTCGGAAGCCTTTGCCAATTGGCTTAATCCGGCAATCGGCAGCGCTTTTGCCGCTTTATTCGCGGTCGGACTGTTTCTCGCCGTGCTGAGAAACCTTAAGGTGCAAGGATTGGGGTGGTCGATTGGCTGCCATGCCGGCTGGGTCTGGCAGATCAAACTCAGTCGGGATTTGTGCAACGTCAATTTGCAAGCCGATTCGGTGTATCTGGTCAACACCTATTACGACGGTGTGATCGGGCCGTTGGTGGCCGCGTGGCTGATGTCGGTATTGGTTGGGTACGGTGTGTACGCCCGCTACCTTCGGTCTCGCTAA
- a CDS encoding cytochrome c peroxidase, with the protein MVTLLFCFVFGAVAEPPQRSAPGYGALPFQPPSPGSYALPAVGQAADGEVLDTANRPLRLHDLMGDKLVLLSFIYAACSDVNGCPLATQVLHKISRQLQKQPELADKLRLLTLSFNPAQDTPEMMRHYGEGFKTPGFDWQFLTTRDERALQPILDGYQQNVQKIYDERGQFTGTFSHLLRVYLIDKQKNVRNIYNVDFLHADTVLNDVKTLLAGTEAQSALAQVDAGRLYQAGDNKQDYRAADYRTQSLALAQRRGKPANLLEFARKPPLGLPVLPVPKDNPLTPAKIALGRKLFYDRRLSLNNTFSCAICHIPEQGFANNEMATAVGVEGRSVRRNAPSLYNVGYAELLFHDGRENSLEQQAWGPLLAHNEMANPSIGRVVDKLKTTADYRGLFEKAFNNKGPGMETIGQALASYQRTLNSADSAFDRWYFAKQADALADSAKRGFELFTGKAACSGCHTIGRSSALFTDQKRHNTGVGYAEAMQTVDGKRRIQVAPGVFLDVDSENLQGLDTVKANDLGYYETSQNPLDRWRYKTPSLRNVALTAPYMHNGSFATLDDVVRFYNRGGTPNENLSPLIKPLDLSEAEQADLVEFLKALTGANVGALVADGFAAPVGEAGGAP; encoded by the coding sequence CTGGTTACTCTGCTGTTTTGTTTTGTATTTGGCGCCGTAGCGGAGCCGCCGCAACGTAGCGCGCCAGGTTACGGCGCGCTGCCTTTCCAGCCGCCGAGTCCCGGCAGCTACGCATTACCGGCCGTTGGCCAGGCGGCGGACGGCGAGGTGTTGGATACGGCTAATCGGCCGCTGCGCTTGCACGACCTGATGGGCGATAAGCTGGTGTTACTCAGCTTTATTTATGCGGCCTGCAGCGATGTTAACGGTTGTCCGTTGGCGACGCAGGTATTGCATAAAATCAGCCGCCAATTGCAAAAACAACCCGAGCTGGCGGATAAACTGCGCCTGCTGACCCTCAGCTTCAATCCGGCCCAAGATACACCGGAAATGATGCGCCATTACGGCGAAGGTTTTAAAACCCCCGGCTTTGATTGGCAGTTTTTGACCACTCGCGACGAACGGGCGCTGCAGCCTATCCTCGACGGCTATCAGCAAAACGTGCAGAAGATCTACGATGAGCGCGGGCAGTTTACCGGAACGTTCTCGCATCTACTGCGGGTCTATCTGATCGATAAACAAAAAAACGTCCGCAATATCTACAACGTTGATTTTTTGCACGCCGATACCGTGCTCAACGACGTCAAAACCCTGCTGGCCGGTACCGAGGCGCAATCCGCGTTGGCGCAAGTCGATGCCGGCCGCCTGTACCAAGCCGGCGACAACAAACAGGATTACCGCGCAGCGGACTACCGGACCCAGTCGTTGGCTCTGGCGCAACGGCGCGGCAAGCCCGCCAATTTGCTGGAATTTGCCCGCAAGCCGCCGTTGGGTCTGCCTGTACTACCGGTTCCAAAAGACAATCCGCTGACGCCGGCGAAAATTGCGTTGGGCCGCAAACTGTTTTACGACCGGCGTTTGTCGTTGAACAATACCTTTTCCTGCGCGATTTGCCACATCCCGGAGCAAGGCTTCGCCAACAACGAAATGGCGACCGCCGTGGGCGTGGAGGGGCGTAGCGTGCGACGCAATGCGCCATCGCTGTATAACGTCGGCTATGCCGAGCTGCTGTTTCACGACGGCCGAGAAAACAGTTTGGAACAACAAGCCTGGGGGCCGTTATTGGCCCACAACGAAATGGCCAACCCGTCTATCGGCCGTGTGGTGGACAAATTGAAAACCACTGCCGATTATCGCGGCTTGTTCGAAAAAGCGTTCAACAACAAAGGGCCGGGCATGGAAACGATAGGCCAGGCCTTGGCAAGTTACCAGCGGACGCTGAATTCCGCGGATTCGGCGTTCGACCGCTGGTACTTTGCGAAACAAGCCGATGCGCTCGCCGATTCGGCCAAGCGCGGATTCGAATTATTTACCGGCAAGGCGGCGTGCAGCGGTTGCCACACGATTGGCCGAAGCTCGGCATTGTTCACCGACCAAAAGCGGCATAACACCGGCGTCGGTTACGCGGAAGCCATGCAAACCGTGGACGGCAAACGCCGGATACAGGTTGCGCCGGGCGTATTTCTGGACGTCGACAGCGAGAATCTCCAGGGGCTGGATACTGTAAAGGCCAACGACTTGGGTTACTACGAAACCAGCCAGAATCCGTTGGACCGGTGGCGCTATAAAACTCCGTCGTTGCGCAATGTGGCATTGACCGCACCGTACATGCATAACGGCAGTTTTGCGACCTTGGACGACGTGGTACGGTTTTATAATCGAGGCGGAACGCCAAACGAAAATCTGTCGCCGCTAATTAAACCGTTGGACCTGTCTGAGGCGGAACAAGCCGATCTGGTCGAGTTTTTAAAAGCGCTGACCGGTGCCAATGTCGGTGCCCTGGTTGCCGACGGTTTTGCCGCGCCGGTTGGGGAAGCGGGCGGCGCGCCCTGA
- the phoB gene encoding phosphate regulon transcriptional regulator PhoB codes for MSNLNVLVVEDEDAIREMLVMVLEQASFKVLAVASAEQARESLADNMVDLILLDWMLPGISGAELARRLKSEPGYKDLPIILLTARGEEEDKIRGLEIGADDYITKPFSPRELIARIKAVMRRSGKLSESGQLSIGDLTLDAEQHKLTIDGRSLEVSPTEFRLMQFFMTNPDKVYSRTHLLDQVWGRSVYIEERTVDVHIRRLRKILAEYGREELIQTVRGFGYRFSLVN; via the coding sequence ATGTCGAATTTGAACGTCCTGGTTGTGGAAGACGAAGATGCCATCAGGGAAATGTTGGTGATGGTGTTGGAGCAAGCTTCTTTTAAAGTGTTGGCGGTGGCCAGTGCCGAGCAGGCGCGGGAAAGCTTGGCCGATAATATGGTGGATTTGATTTTGCTGGATTGGATGTTGCCCGGAATCAGCGGGGCGGAATTGGCCAGACGCTTGAAAAGCGAGCCTGGCTACAAGGATTTGCCGATTATTCTGCTCACTGCCCGCGGCGAGGAGGAGGATAAAATCCGCGGTCTGGAGATCGGCGCCGACGACTATATTACCAAACCGTTCTCGCCCCGAGAGCTGATTGCCCGGATCAAGGCGGTGATGCGGCGTAGCGGAAAACTCTCCGAGTCCGGCCAGTTGAGCATTGGCGATTTGACGCTGGATGCCGAGCAGCACAAATTGACGATCGACGGCCGCAGCCTCGAAGTCAGTCCGACCGAATTCAGATTGATGCAGTTTTTTATGACCAATCCCGACAAAGTCTACAGCCGCACCCATTTGCTGGATCAAGTTTGGGGGCGTAGCGTTTACATCGAAGAACGCACTGTGGACGTGCATATCCGCCGCTTACGCAAGATTCTGGCCGAGTACGGCCGTGAAGAACTGATACAAACGGTACGCGGTTTCGGTTACCGGTTTTCCTTGGTGAATTAA
- a CDS encoding lytic transglycosylase domain-containing protein — protein MLLNACGGGTPVKRDRVASVRPNYIPQRPAYQPQSPAYRPTSYSGIFPKPGPLEPAVEFWRKTYAVWQRSEVAFHDDRYLDVIYEVMTLPGYVAEGLTAEQKDLVSRRRDYWKAQLAGLESKLRYGAALSPADKQLIAKLEASGRSLANVLPGADSRVRSQRGTRERFKRGLEISGRYDLQFRKIFRDAGLPEDLAYLPHVESSFQPAARSSAGAVGMWQFTKAAAKTFMPGGGVVDQRFDPFVSATGAARYLSYAYGKLGDWPAAVTSYNHGIGGMKRAQNQVGKDFAQIVETYDGPAFGFASRNYYAQFLAAREIASNPEPYFPEGVRYEAPLAPGQYLAEE, from the coding sequence ATGCTACTGAATGCTTGCGGCGGCGGTACGCCTGTCAAACGCGACAGAGTCGCTAGCGTCAGGCCCAACTATATTCCCCAGCGGCCTGCCTACCAGCCGCAGTCTCCGGCTTATCGGCCCACCAGTTATTCGGGGATTTTCCCGAAGCCGGGGCCGCTGGAGCCGGCCGTGGAATTCTGGCGTAAAACCTACGCGGTCTGGCAGCGCTCCGAAGTCGCCTTCCACGACGACCGCTATTTGGATGTGATCTACGAAGTGATGACGTTGCCGGGCTATGTTGCCGAAGGACTGACGGCCGAGCAAAAAGATTTGGTCAGCCGGCGGCGCGATTATTGGAAGGCGCAATTGGCCGGCTTGGAAAGCAAATTGCGCTACGGCGCTGCGTTGAGTCCGGCCGATAAGCAATTGATCGCTAAACTGGAGGCTAGCGGCCGTTCGTTGGCAAACGTTTTGCCCGGCGCCGATAGCCGCGTGCGTTCGCAGCGGGGGACGCGCGAGCGCTTCAAACGCGGTCTGGAAATCAGCGGACGTTACGACCTACAGTTCAGAAAAATTTTCCGTGATGCCGGGTTACCGGAAGACTTGGCCTATCTGCCCCACGTCGAATCTTCGTTTCAGCCCGCCGCTCGATCTTCCGCAGGTGCGGTCGGCATGTGGCAGTTCACCAAAGCGGCCGCTAAAACCTTCATGCCCGGTGGCGGCGTAGTCGATCAACGCTTCGATCCGTTCGTTTCGGCTACCGGCGCGGCGCGATATCTGAGTTACGCCTACGGTAAATTAGGCGACTGGCCGGCAGCGGTCACCTCTTACAACCACGGTATCGGCGGTATGAAACGCGCCCAGAACCAAGTAGGCAAAGATTTCGCCCAGATCGTGGAGACTTACGACGGACCGGCATTCGGTTTCGCATCGCGCAACTATTACGCTCAATTTCTGGCGGCGCGCGAGATAGCGTCCAATCCGGAGCCTTATTTTCCGGAGGGAGTGCGTTACGAGGCGCCACTGGCTCCCGGACAATATTTAGCCGAAGAATAG